A genomic region of Oryza glaberrima chromosome 1, OglaRS2, whole genome shotgun sequence contains the following coding sequences:
- the LOC127763985 gene encoding uncharacterized protein LOC127763985 codes for MTTLSAGVLLKLLDGMKAGAAKPVGEHRTALLQVTDIVPADLDDKDLLPRHGKFYVKVSDSSHSIYATLPLPQADLVLSNKLQLGQFVHLDRLDPGSPVPVIVGARPLPGRHPLVVGTPDPATRAKPAAPRRGSWGPENHAGILASPRVIKPTTLNFEDRTPVKERPPAPSPARSTASSLRKSSSVLPRITRSKSFVADRAPDHPKIPKSPFPAEKISMSCYTASRAMSRRAPPKEEEPSSPSSDDELCSSATSSKKRPSTSTRVPVPGKLNLLGKATMEQREQAQKAALEALRNASATDNVVRIYKMFAELSKTARPDAPATCFESFLSFHQEAVQAVTDIESIQAATSMAGAVAADEPPVLQEIAQNRSSLSKRRGALGVSKSVSFAPGTLDDGGGKNRSSNASRKCLVLDKIGEDGDEKRSSSGSTSTGALGSSLRLAKQMQCEASSWFMDFVEAALETGLKKKSKASATADGRKQSSCCCPQSLILRVINWVEMEQSGDGSSRKPSHPRAAAIARKLRIKAKNP; via the exons ATGACCACGCTATCCGCCGGGGTCCTCCTCAAGCTGCTCGACGGCATGAAGGCCGGCGCAGCCAAGCCCGTCGGGGAGCACCGCACCGCGCTGCTCCAGGTCACCGACATCGTCCCCGCCGACCTCGACGACAAggacctcctcccccgccatgGCAAGTTCTACGTCAAGGTCTCCGACTCCTCCCACTCCATCTACGCCACCCTCCCGCTCCCCCAGGCCGATCTCGTCCTCAGCAACAAGCTCCAGCTCGGCCAGTTCGTCCACCTCGACCGCCTCGACCCGGGCTCCCCCGTCCCCGTCATCGTCGGCGCCAGGCCCCTCCCCGGCCGCCACCCGCTCGTCGTCGGCACCCCCGACCCGGCCACCCGCGCCAAGCCCGCCGCGCCCAGGAGGGGCTCCTGGGGCCCCGAGAACCATGCCGGAATCCTCGCCTCCCCCAGGGTCATCAAGCCCACCACGCTCAACTTCGAAGACAGGACGCCCGTCAAGGAGAGACCGCCCGCGCCCTCACCGGCGCGGagcaccgcctcctccctcaGGAAGAGCAGCAGCGTCCTCCCCAGGATCACCAGGAGCAAGAGCTTCGTCGCCGACAGGGCTCCTGACCACCCCAAGATCCCCAAGAGCCCATTCCCCGCC GAGAAGATCTCAATGAGCTGCTACACAGCTTCGCGGGCGATGAGCAGAAGAGCGCCGCCCAAGGAGGAAGAACCCTCCTCACCGTCTTCGGATGATGAGCTCTGCAGCTCCGCGACGTCGTCCAAGAAGAGGCCATCCACGAGCACTCGCGTTCCGGTGCCCGGGAAGCTCAATCTCCTGGGGAAGGCAA CCATGGAGCAGAGGGAGCAAGCTCAGAAGGCCGCCCTCGAGGCGCTGCGCAACGCCTCCGCCACGGACAACGTAGTCAGGATCTACAA GATGTTCGCTGAATTGAGCAAGACGGCGAGGCCCGACGCACCGGCCACCTGCTTCGAGAGCTTCCTCAGCTTCCACCAGGAGGCCGTGCAGGCCGTGACCGACATCGAGTCGATCCAGGCGGCCACCTCGATGGCCGGCGCCGTGGCAGCCGATGAGCCGCCGGTCTTGCAGGAGATTGCGCAGAACAGGTCGTCGTTGTCCAAGAGGAGAGGCGCCCTGGGCGTGTCCAAGTCGGTGTCGTTCGCGCCGGGCACGctggatgacggcggcggcaagaaccGGAGCTCCAACGCCAGCAGAAAGTGCCTTGTACTAGACAAGATCGGAGAAGACGGCGACGAGAAGCGATCTTCTTCTGGTAGTACTTCCACCGGTGCTCTCGGGTCGTCGTTGAGGCTGGCGAAGCAGATGCAATGTGAGGCGTCGAGCTGGTTTATGGACTTCGTGGAGGCTGCGCTGGAGACTGGcctgaagaagaagagcaaggcgtcggcgacggcggatggGCGGAAGCAGAGTAGCTGCTGCTGCCCGCAGTCGCTGATACTGAGGGTGATCAACTGGGTAGAGATGGAGCAGAGTGGCGATGGCAGCAGCAGGAAGCCCAGTCACCCGAGAGCGGCTGCCATTGCCAGGAAGCTTAGGATAAAGGCCAAGAACCCTTAA